In the Archocentrus centrarchus isolate MPI-CPG fArcCen1 chromosome 19, fArcCen1, whole genome shotgun sequence genome, CGGCCCTGAGATTCTCAACAAGTACGTGGGAGAGTCGGAGGCAAACATCAGGAAGCTGTTTGCGGACGCAGAGGACGAACAGAAGAGGGTGAGAGCAGGACacggtgtgtgtttgttgttgtgctcCTGTAATACAGCAAAGATACCAAAGCAGAGCAACAATAAAGTCCTGATGGTATTAATGAATTAGTTGGTTTAATTCCAGATATATTAGCTGTGTTGCAAGAACCTTCCAAAACTTGGTATCTAGAAGTCATCAGAAGTCACCGTGTATGTTCTCAGTGGCTGTTAGTATTCTCCCATTATCCCTGTGAAATACTGATAAGTACtgcaaaaaaacataatttctcCAGGAGTGGAAAGATCTGCCCTTTAGCCAGACATAgctgtaataatttttttaaagttctggtgtgtgtgtgtgtgagtgagtttgGAAGGGAAAGAGGGGGCACAGGAACCCAGCAGTGTTAGTTGGTTTGGATCATGTGACACAAGCCTCACTCTGCACCACTTAATGAGGGGCTGGGTTCTCTTTGACCTCctaccaccacacacacacacacacacacacacacacacacacacacacacacacacacacacacacacacacacacagcatctaGTGTATGACATGGCCAGCTCTAGACCTGCTTTAAATGCTACGTCAGAGTCTGACAGGTCTGCAGATGGAGCGATAACCCCCCACCCTGCTGCTCCATCACTGTTTTCATTCACAGAAGCTCAATACTTGCAATCAGCCgaggctgaaagaaaaaatactttaataaaCTTTAATAAAGGTTTGATACAAAGTTATTATAGTTgaatagtttaatttttttatatgttttattttaatttaaatggaaaatttccttttgatttcagttattttgcTGTGTGCATTTTACTCCTTTCagatttttaattctgttaataaaaatgttttttcatgtttagtTTCAGCTTCCTATTATATCCTTTTCAACAAAATTTAATGGTCGTCGGCAGACTTGGCCTGGGATTAAACTCTCACTCTTAGAACTAAGGGTATAAATGACATTTTGCCAGACAATTATAATATTTTAAGACCTTGAAAATAATGAAGAAAATTGAATGCCCTGTTTATTTGGGTTAACTCATGCATACACCATTATGTTTAAGAAGAGGAACTGCAAGCAAAAATCTGCTAATTTGAGAAgaaatctgaaagaaaaatccacatttGTGTTTATTGTACTACACTTTTAGACATTTCTGGAAATTGGTGCATGTTTAATGGTAgtgatatctatctatctttccTGAGACTGAGTATAAGCAGCAGTTGCATTCAGCAGATGTTCCAGATTTACTTCCTTAGAGGTTTTGTTCGTGTATCATTCAGTGCCTGATTTATTGGACATTTTATTCCTAAAACGTGTGAAGAATTGACTTTTTCTGGCTGTTGAGTCATTTTAGATTTATGGGCTAATAAATTCTCTTTGTAAAAACCTTTAAATCTTATAtgccataaataaaaaaaattcattctATCCAATGATTAGATTTCTGTTTAGGAAAAGTATTCCAGTAAACTCATATTTAGATGCATAAAgcttcatttgcatattttagcATCCCATTTTGAAACttctaatgcaaaaaaaataatgttcctCATTTGATTTGTGAACTGGCAGAGTTTATCGTTCGCAGTTTATTTTCACTCCTTTTTCAGATATGATAAACATGCAttacttttgtgtttttcagtaaGTAGTTGTGACTGTATACCACCATCTCCTGCAGAATTATCCAGCGTGACGCATGTAGAGAAACTGGATTTACCAGCATCATCGAGACATAAAAGTCCTCCCTGCTTGTGTGAACAGATGGTGTGAGATAACAGTGGAAAGCTCATATTTATAGTTTGCACTTTCGTCTCTCTCGTCCTCTCTGTGTTGCAGCTCGGTGCCAACAGCGGCCTTCACATCATCATATTTGATGAAATTGATGCCATCTGTAAGCAGCGTGGCAGCATGGCGGGCAGCACAGGAGTCCACGACACTGTGGTCAACCAGCTGCTGTCCAAGATAGATGGAGTGGAGCAGCTCAACAACATTTTGGTCATAGGTGCAAACACACCAACATTTTCTCCCACTTCATACAAACTAACAAACACTTGTACACTCAAATCCTCTCCAGTGTTTTATGCCTGAACACCTGCACTCGGTCTCATCActctttttcttccctttcctctgctttcttctcttcctgccGTCTCTCCCTCACTCAGGTATGACCAACAGGCCGGACCTGATAGATGAGGCCTTGTTGAGGCCAGGAAGACTGGAGGTGAAGATGGAGATTGGTAAGAAGTGGAGAACACACAGATTAGGCTTCATTGTTGTCCAGAGTTTCACTCAGTGGACTGGAAAGGTAGTGAAAATCATCATAAGGAATGAAGTAattggaaaaataataaatagaagattaagaaaaatgcttttaacTAATGGAAATTTCATAACTTTTTGTTCACGTGCATTAAAGACCTAAAAATCTGATTTAACACAGTGTAAATAAGTAATGCCGCTGCTATCACATGCAGCAGTAAAGTGTCTTATGCAGCTTACTTCATTAAGTTAATACCAGCGTCAGCAGGGCTGTTCCCGACTGTCAGAAAGAACCAGTACACCATGCGTGgtcactgctttcttctttaAGGCTTACCGGATGAAAAGGGACGCATTCAGATCCTCAACATCCACACAGCGAGGATGCGGGAGAACAAACTGCTGGCCAGCGACGTCGACGTTAAAGAGCTGGCTGCAGAAACCAAGAACTACAGCGGTGCTGAACTGGAGGGTCTGGTTAGAGCTGCACAGTCCACCGCCATGAACAGACACATCAAGGTCAGCATCCTCAGGgcacatttttttattacagctcACACTTATTGTCCATTTGTTAATGtgtacatttacattttgtggtttataaaacacaagaaaaaaataataaaatgcccTCAGAGCAATAAAGCCAAAATGCACTATTTATACGGTACTCTCACAGGAAGGTCCCACAAGGTGCTTTACAGAAGCCAACACACACCATATAAAACTAAGATTAAAAGCAATATAAAGATGAAAGggcactaaaattaaaaggaaaacaaaagtgaaagaagagaaggaaaagtgtcattaaaaacaatacaatatcgaaggaaaattaatcaaatatttTTGACTAATTGTTTTGAAAGCCTagtattttagtttttaaaagcGCTGACGGGAACAGCGTCACTCTCCTGGCTTAAGTCGCAGGCCACACACCTGGTGGGCATAATATATGGCTATATATTGCCAGTTTAAGCAGCCACCCAGGTGATGAAGGGTTGGGTAGGTacccaggtgtgtgtgtgtgtgtgtgtgtgcgtgcgtgcgtgtgtgtgcgcccTCCCTTAAGTGTTTTATCAGGTGCATTGGCTCAAATCTATGCAGCTCAGTAGGAACAAAGATAAGGTGAAGTTCTTGTCTGTTAAGCGTTCTGCCCCCGCAGAGCAGCAGATATTGGAGGGTGATGATAAATGACAGACAAGGGCATTACACATGTGTGATGGCTGTGACGTTTCTCTTCACTCCTTTAGGCACTTattcttccctccctccctctgtctgaCCTTTCTGCTCTGAGGGGATACATTGTCTTCTGACACATTTTGCAATCTACATGTGCAGTACTTCATATAATGGATTTCACAAGCAGGGGCATGGAGTTCATCCAGAGCACCTCAGTATTTGCTCTCTCTTTACCTGTGCTGTTTCTCTTGTCGCTCCGCTGCAGGCCAGCAGCACAGTGGAGGTAAACATGGAGACGGCAGAACAGCTGCAGGTCAGCAGGATCGACTTCATGGCCTCGTTGAATAACGACATCAAACCCGTAAGTTGATacgcatccatccatccatccatccatccatccatccatccatccatccatccatccatccatccatccatccatccatccatccatcttctgcttatctgaggCTGGGTTGCCCGGCcagtaaagtttaaataaaCCATCCTTACCTTCTCCAGCCCTCCCAGTTTCCATCGCCAGCTCTGTCAAACCTCAGCCTATGAGAGGCTACCAGAATCACAGCGTTCCCCTTCCAGTGCTTAACAAGTTTATTAGACTacatgtcattaaaaacaagaaaaaaatgttttagaaatctgtcaaaaatgtgtttaaaactaaaaatgataTTGTTATAATTGTCTGTTTGGGAATGCAAGTAAacaactgtaatttggcatcttaatcaaaaaataataataatgtgctttacagatttcttctgttttttttttttttttttgtaaaacagtgaatttgaaaattcatggataacaacaataattatattttagcattaaaaatatcatttgtaTTTAAGAGCTTGTGCGCACTGGTGGATTAACCCTTACAGaagcataaaaaatgattttggtaatttCAGTTCCCTTATTGgtgttaagcactgtataagTCAAGTCATGTCAAATTTAGTTctaaagcacttttttaaaaacaacaacagttgaccaaagtgctgtacaaaagcAACACAGTATgtaaaacataacataacacaagcatcagttaaaacaaaagcataaaacagttaaaagaaCATATCAGGACTCAGTAAAAGCCATGGAATAAAGTGAGTTTTCAACCGGGTTTTGAAAATGTCAACTGTTGGGGAGGTCTTGATGTGAAGGGGCAATGTATTCTATAATTTCGGGGTAACAACTGCAAAAGCCCGATCTCCTCTGTGTTCCAGTCTTGACCTTGGAATTGAAAGGAGCATTAGCTCGGCAGACCTCAATGACCTAGTAGGAACGTGTAGGCATAAGAGGTCAGAGAGGTATGAGGGTGCTAAGCCATGcacagctttaaaaacaagtaaTAAGATTGTAAAATTGATTCTAAAACTCACTGGGAGCCAGTGTAGGGAAGCCAAAATGGGAGATATATGGTTCCGTTTGCGAGTGCCAGTCAATACACGTGCTGCTGCGTTCACGAGTCATGGATCGCTCTTTCAAAGTCCCCACAGGCGAGAAAAGGTTTCACCTCTGTGATAAGTCAGAGATGAAAGAAGCTCGATTTGACGACAGCATTGATTTACTTCTCAGAGGtcaatttgctgtcaaaaatcACTCTTAGAATTTTCGCAAAGGGTTTATTGAAAGGCTTTAGAGGGCCAAGATCATGGAGGTCAGGGGTACCAAACACAACGATCTCTGTCTTTTGGTCATTCAAGCTACGAAAATTTGAAGCCATCCAAATCTTGATATCTAAACAATTCAACAAGGCTTTTAACGGACTCATAGAACCGCGTGTTAGCGGCAAGTAGATCTGGGAATCATCAGCATGGCAATGATACTGTATGCCATGTTTCTTAAAGATTGAACCCAAGGGGAGCATGTAGATTGAAAAAAAGAAGTGGGCCAAGAATGGACCCCTGGGGGACCCCACAAGTAAGCAGGCTTTTTAAGGAAGATATAGTCTCCAGCCTAACTGCAAAAGTTCTGTTGGTTAAGTAAGATTTAAACCATTCAAGTGCTGTTCCTCTGATTCCCACATAATGCTCTAATCTAGATAAGAGGATACTAtgatctactgtatcaaaggcagcagtgagGTCCAAGAGTACTAACATTACAGAATCCCCTGAGTCAGTAATAGTTAGGAGGTCGttcagtgcttttaaaagacCAATTTCAATGCTGTGGTGAATTTTAAATCCAGATTGATATACTTGAGTAATATTGTCTTGAtctaaaaaaaagtctgaagctgaagaaaaacaactttttccagAACCTTAGAGAGGAAAGGTAGTTTGGAGATTGGTCTGAAATTGGATAAGATTGTAGGGTTTAGATGttgttttttaagaataggTTCCACTACAGCATGTTTAAAGTTAGCAGGGACATGACCAGAAATTAGACTGCTGTTTATAATAGACAAAATGCTTGTTCCCACAGtatgaaagacattttttagTAGTCGAGATGGAATAATATCCAGGGGACAGCTCGTGGGTTTCAAGTGGCAGACTATGTGGTTCAATAAAGAGAGGAAAATGGGCTCGAAGTGGTCAAAAGTGGCAGAAGTAGATGGGTGAACAAATGAGTCAATGACAGGAGGGATGATATTAGACCTGATGTTAGCAACCCTGTCAACAAAGAATCTCAGGAAATTTTCACACATCTCTGTGGACGCTACAAAAGAGGGAGTGTCAGGAGGATTGAGAGCagacttaataactttaaataaaatacgTGGTCTGTGGTAGTTATTAGACACCATCTCAGAGaagtattttgtttttgctgctttaaaagctttttgatAGTTTTTCAGGGATTCTTTGAGTGCAATAAAAGACACCTGGAGCTTATCTTCTTTCCATTTTCGTTCAGCTTGTCTACATAGTTGTCTGATTTCTGTGGTAGCCCTATTTAACCAAGGCTCAGTTTTAACGTTTTGACTCCTAGTTATGAGAGGAGCAATGGAATCAAGGATTTCCAaacaaattgaattgaacagagAAAGTAGGTTGTCAGTGTTTAAGTGGGAAGATTCATCAAAAAGCATGGCATGGTTACTAATTTGATAAGAAGAGGAAAACCGATCAGCAATAGCTGAGGTGACCATGCGAGATTGATGTAAGGGTATGTCAAATTTCACAGTTTGACCTGAAAGTGAACACTCAAATATTATAGGCTTGTGATcagaaagatttggttcacagATTTCTATGTTATAAAGAGACAGGCCACTAGACAACACAAGGTCCAGAGTACGTCCATGTTCATGAGTCGAGTccagaagatttaaaaaaatcgtTCGTCAGCGGCGTATTCGGGCAGCAAACACGAATATTTAAAATCCGCAAGGATTAAAACACTGTCATATTTCGGCATAGTTTCTGCAAGAAATTCAGAAAAGTCTTGGATAAAATCCTTGTCATCGGTGAACCAGAGCGCACAGCATCAAGGTGGAAAGTTTAATCTCAAATAGATGCCGTCAACTGCTAGCTGCCGACACTTAaaggtgtttttaaaaacagtggCCAGCCCTCCACCATGGCCGGTTGTCCGAGGTGAGTTAAAATAGTGACAGTTTGGTGGGACAACTTCAGACATTGGGCTCAACTTACCTGTGTGTAGCCAAGTTTCCATCACCAGAAGAAAATCCAGGTGACGAGAAGTGAAAAAGTCATTTAGGATGAAAGTCTTGTTGGCTAGCGATCTAGCATTAACCAGAGCCAGCCTGGCCAAGGCAGAAACACTAGCCGACTGGGATGCGTGACCCAGGGAACAAAGTTTCCGGCGTTCCACTCTGCTTCTACGGAGACAGGGTGAGAGGAGCCGAGGGGCAGCGATGATAGAGAGTGGGGCGACGGACACGATCCACTGGTAGGCAGGTTCCAATGACTGCTGGGAAACAGTCCCCAACAGGTCCAGAAAGCAATCCCTCATCAGATCACAGGGATCAGCCGCTGAGAAGGACGCCAAGCAGTTTTTTAAATCTTGCTGTCACGCGTTTCCCTCGCTTCCTGCGGCGTTTGTTAGTGGGAGGCCAGGGTGGGCTGCGACGAAGGCACAGAGGTACGGTCTCTAGCACAGGTGGAATATTAAATCCATGGCCTCCTGGAATCGGTTGGTACTGCTGTTCAACAGAGGCTCTAATCCTCAGGAGGAATAGGCGAAAAACATCGGTGAAAAAATCTGATGGAAGCAAAACAAATACAAGCAAAGCATACATAGCTATAGCTATTTAGTTTAATTGTATGTCATTTACCATGATGCTTTAGCCCATCATAAAGTAGAAGCCGGGGGAAAGGTTTGTAGTCAGACTgagatttttgcacagctctGGGGATCCTTCACAGTCGCTGTTTGGAAGACAACAACCACATTTCTTCTGAGATAATTTCCCATCATGCTTTTGGAGAAACAGAAGCACTTATGCATGCTCATATTGGTTATTGAGCTTCAGTATTTTTGaaccaagagaaaaaaaaaataacgtaGTAGAACCTGTTTGGTTTGATCAGTCTGATTTAAGATGCTGCTGATTTTTAAAACCACTAAACAGTCTCTTATGTTGAACGCGCCACAGCTTTTGCAAAAGGATCTTGACTTTATTCTGACCTTATGTGTAAGGCTGGCGACTcatatttattaaatgtttgaCAGATGCCTTTAAACAATCTGGTCTGTTCTCCTCATCGGACTGTGACAAAAACCTGTGATGACAGCATTATGAAGTAGAGCACTTGTCACTGCTCTAGGTCTTGCATATTAAtataaactgttttgtttttgacatgCCTCGGGGTCCTCTCACCACTCTCTTACACCTAGACTGAACCTGTTCACTGGGATTTGTACATAAAGCTCCTGTTATTGGAAGCAGTTCAGATATAAGCAGGGGTTACATCCCAAATACTCTGTTTTGTAAATTACTAACCCTCAGTGGATTCATAGAAAGACTACAACACTGAGGAATCATCTGATTTACAATGAATATTTTCTTTCTCGGTTGAGCTCACTCGGCCAAACGTTGTTTTTCTCTCCCTGTACCGCTCCTTCAGGCGTTTGGAACCAACGAGGAGGACTACGCCAGCTACATCATGAACGATATAATCGAATGGGGTGACGAAGTGGCGGCAGCCCTGGAAAAGGGGGAGCTGCTGGTGCAGCAGACAAAGAACAGTGACCGCACGCCGCTAGTctctgtcctgctggaaggtaaCACACATGTACTGCAAAACCCACTGAGGTCACACATGACAATCGTTCTGAGTCTGGATACAACCCATGAAAAAGACTGTAAAGTGAGGACAAAGACCTGTTTTACTGAgctttaaaaacagctgatttgtGATTGCTTTTCACCCTCAGGCCCACCTAACAGCGGGAAAACGGCACTGGCAGCTCAGATTTCCCAATTGTCACAAATTCCCTTCATTAAGATCTGCTCCCCCGACAAGATGATCGGACACTCTGAGATCGCCAAATGCCAAGCCATTAAAAAGGTAACAGATTTCTAAATCTAGTGCATATAAATACCAGATGTTATGTGGTTTAGAACCAGCTGGGTTTCCCGTGCAGCTAATGCTGAGATTAAGAGATTTGCAGCACTTAAGATTCATGAAGCTGTGCCACGTAGAACCAAGGATTCAATTTGAATGAAGAAATATAAAGTTTAAGACAAAAACACTGAGGGACAGTATCTGTAACATCCAGCCTGACTCACTCTTTAAAGCAGATCAGGTTGTGACTTTTATTTCCCTTTGACAGATATTTGAAGATGCGTACAAATCCCAGCTGAGCTGTGTGGTTGTGGATGACATCGAGCGCTTGTTGGGTAAGACAAGGGCGCCAAATACGACCgggcagcttaaaaaaaaaaaaaattttgatcttttactcacttgcattcctgaagttattgttttttatttgaatcaGACTTTGTGAGGAAGAGGAAATTAAATAATCTGATTATGTGTGTCATCAGATTATGTGCCAATTGGCCCTCGTTTCTCCAACATGGTGCTACAGGCGTTGCTGGTGCTGCTGAAGAAACCCCCTCCGAAGGTAACAAAGTTTATGTGGTGTTGCTAGTCCTGAGTTAGCAGAAAGAGGGCAGCAGATCTTATTGATGCCACCATAAACTCTTGCGAGAAATTGTTGGAGGTCCTCGGCTGCAACTGGCATGTGTGAAcgcctgtgtgtgagtgtatggtTATTAGCAAGTGTTTGGTCCAGGCCCGTTGTGCTCGGAGTgaatggtggtggtggagaccCATTTCTCATAGTTTCTTTGGttgtagtttgtgtgtgtctgttgttgaTGGGTTTGTGAATGAGGGTATAGCCCACTATATGGCTGCATGTGCATGAGAAGTGGCGCGGGGCCTGGTGTTGAATGCCTGGCTGCAGTGCTCCTCTGGGGTTGTAAAGCGCTGGGCCCAGCGGGGTGCCTGGGGCCGGGGGAGGCCAGGGGGACACGGAGGAGAATGGGCTCTGTGAGAGAGCCAAGACCTGGCAGCACTGCCGCCTGTGTGGCACCTCATCTGCATGCAGCATCGCAACCCCCCACGCCATGGGGGGGCAGGCGGCAGCCATAATCCCCCTGTCTGCTCGCCACTCCTCCGCCTCTCCTCCTTCGTCTTCTTCTGGTTGTTCTCCAGCTCGTCGGCTTAGTGGAGCTACATTTCTTTtgcttctcctctttcttcccTGCTCATGTTTGTCTTCTCTACTGTTGTCCTCTGCTCCATTATGCTccattgtcttttctttttctcctttctatCATTATTTTCTATTCTTTGTACTCTTGTTGTGACTTAGAGCCCCTCTACAATGTCTGCCTTCATCTGGGACAAAATCAGTGGTCCTATATCTCAGTCTTCAGCAATGACCAATAAGAACTTTGGCTTCAGAGACAGCCTGCATCAAAATTTGGACAGTATCAGAAATATACAGCAAAATTTGAACAATTTGACAGCTGTGATTTCCCACAATTCtaaagcagccaatcagaacatAAATGCATGCAAAGAATatctgaatcagaatcagaaacctttattgtcatcaaacacagGTGCTTGATGAAACTGTGATAGGATAgataaaaaatgcaaaacaaccaTCATATACATTTGCATGTATTTGACCCTAACTGTGCTGACTTGATCCACTTCCAATGTaacaaagtgctttaaagaaacataaaaactaCTAATGCAAACTGCGAttgcatatgtgtgtatgtggccaggtgtgtgttaacacccCATGTCAGCTGACTTGCCTTAAAGCCATaaaactgtatatgaaagatggatgtagcctgTAGGATTGAAACGTGAATGCGGATGTGCCTTAAACCCGTCTtatctaatggccagcaggtcACGACTCCTCGCAAAAATGAATCTGATTGTGTAGGATGATGGAAAAATGATGCTACTTCTCATTTTATCTGTGACATTAGTGAACAGTTTCCTCAAGAGTTTGTGGTCTCAATTGTTAGTTTCAAGCCTTATTTAATGCAGCATCAAGCCCCCCCACTCTCCTATTCTGTTTTTCCGTTTCCTGTTCATTAGCAAATGGATATCATTAGTATCTCTTTTTCCTATGACCAGCAGGAGGAAGCAGCTACTGAATGTGAGCAAACGCTTAAAGAACCAGATAAAATGTTGCCTGATTCTCTTTCAGGGTCGTAAGTTGCTGATCGTCGGCACCACAAGTCGTAAAGACATCCTTCAGGAAATGGAGATGTTGGATGCTTTCAGCACCACGATCCACATTCCCAACATCTCAAAAGGAGAGGAGCTGATAAAGGCCTTGGAGGTAaaccccacacacagacacacacacacacatatccctATCTTATGATTTTGACACTTGAAACCTGTCAGTAAATACATGAATCTCTGAAACTAAATATTCTAACCAGCGTTTTTAAGAATGACATCCACTTTGTCAGTGAAGAGGTTAGAGAACATGAATTTCTTCTTATTTCCTGATTACACACTGAATGTGTTCAACCTGAATGACAGAATTGAACTGTTTCCATCTCATACTGATGTTCTCCTGTCTCTGTCTGCTTTACACAGCTGCTGGGCAGTTTCAATGAGACAGAACGGGCTGAAATAGCTAAAGCTGTAAAGGGCCATCGCTTGTGGATCGGCATTAAAAAGTTGCTCATGCTGATAGAAATGGCAGCACAGGTGAGAAACAGATAGTCTTTGCACTGGAAAGTGAGACCGCTTTAATGGACTGTCGTGATTTTCAACAGGCGTTTATGATCAAAGAAGAacgactgatttttttttttttttttttttttttaaatgtaaaatctgGATTTAAGCAAAATGTTGATGTCTCcatcaaaatgtattttatgaagTGCATTAATGAATTTATTTTGTCATCCAGTAACCAAATACCTGTGTGATTAATAGTACTCATATTAGCATCAATAGTACTTATAAGCAAAAGTTAGCATGTATGCTAATCacagtaaacatttttacaTGTCTGTGATataccatagactgtatatatgACGAGAAACAAATTAACTCATTAGTACATTCTCAAGCCAATGTGTGCACATCAGTGCTGCTATACCATGACTGGCTGACTGACTGTTGACCATGCTGTTGGCATGCTGGATGCTGGCATGTGTGTCTGACCTGTTGACCTACTGTATGAGAGCACCGCCTCAGATGTGATGGTCTTGGTAGAAATCTGACCAGCAGATGAAATGCTCCAACCTGTGCTTGTGCCATTCTTGTGACAGTATTCTACCCTGTGGATGTTTCAGCAGGACAGTGCTGGAGTAGCACACACCTTTCTGTATCAGTAGCGTATCCAGACTCTTCCTCGCACATGCCTGGAACATGCTGGGTCGGCGTGTTCGTCAGAGTTAGCCACAACCAATGACCTTTGCACAGCTGCAGGCTACGCTCATCCAGGAGTGGAGAGCAGTTCCtcaacaaaacaacatttgtgcAGTCCATGTGCAGACAGGTGGCGTCTGGAGGAGGCCATACTTTGTATTAAACATCTTGGATATGCACATATTATATTGTTggtctaaaaaaagaaatttaaaacacaGCCTTTAATGGATTGGTGTAGTTTGTTTTAACTATTTAAACATACACTATCTCcttgcatttgtgaggtcagacactgatgtgggATGAGACGGCCTGGCTCACAGtgtctgctctaattcatcccaaaggtgttctgtggGATTTctgtcaggactctgtgcaagccagtcaagttcttccacaccaaactggctcacttggcacaatgcagtcacacaagcaccgttcccctggcaatcaccaaacccagacctgaccattggattgccaggcagagaagtgtgattcgtcactccagagaacacgtctccactgctctacaaTCCAgcggcagcgtgctttacaccactgcatccgaggTGCTCAGTGaagtaaggcttggatgcagctgctcaactGTGGAAAACAGCacgttgcacaggtggcatcctatcacggtaccatgctgatCACTGAGCCCCTGAGAGCGACCCGCTCTTTCACAAAGGTTTGTAGAACCAGTCTGCAAGCTTGGTTTAtccacctgtggccatgaaagtgattggaacacctgagtgaatacctttggtATTATAGTGTACTTTAGCTATGCTCCTATGCTGTTGGAGCTCCATGTGTACTAGTTGTGTTAGAC is a window encoding:
- the LOC115798681 gene encoding vesicle-fusing ATPase-like produces the protein MSTRVMQAARCPTDELSLTNCAIINDKDQPSEQHVIVRNSAHKYVFTWKTHPSVNINTIAFSQAQRKWAGIIIGQEVEVSNYKFDKTKQCISTMTVEIDFLQKKQADTRSYDTDMMAPEFLEKFNSQAFSVGQQLVFSFCDKLFILVVKYMEAMDPSILMGGNISGKKQKTDIGLLVANSQVVFEKSESSSVFLAGKSRTRESRQSIISPDWNFEKMGIGGLDKEFSDIFRRAFASRVFPPDLVEKMGCKHVKGILLFGPPGCGKTLMARQIGKMLKAREPKIINGPEILNKYVGESEANIRKLFADAEDEQKRLGANSGLHIIIFDEIDAICKQRGSMAGSTGVHDTVVNQLLSKIDGVEQLNNILVIGMTNRPDLIDEALLRPGRLEVKMEIGLPDEKGRIQILNIHTARMRENKLLASDVDVKELAAETKNYSGAELEGLVRAAQSTAMNRHIKASSTVEVNMETAEQLQVSRIDFMASLNNDIKPAFGTNEEDYASYIMNDIIEWGDEVAAALEKGELLVQQTKNSDRTPLVSVLLEGPPNSGKTALAAQISQLSQIPFIKICSPDKMIGHSEIAKCQAIKKIFEDAYKSQLSCVVVDDIERLLDYVPIGPRFSNMVLQALLVLLKKPPPKGRKLLIVGTTSRKDILQEMEMLDAFSTTIHIPNISKGEELIKALELLGSFNETERAEIAKAVKGHRLWIGIKKLLMLIEMAAQIDPGSRVKKFISLLGDEGGLSGATL